CGCACATGTTGCCTTCTTCTAAAGTTTTAGTAAAACAGGTGAACAATGATACTCTTCAAAGAACCCTGGAGGTTGTTCCGATGAGTCAGGAAGAGGCAGACAAACTCATACTCAAAAAACAGCCCGTTAGCAGCGCCACGCGGGAAACATCCCCGGTAACAGAACTTGACATCGGATAAAATTTTTGCTGATCATTTTATTGAATAAACATGTCTGAAACAGATATAAATATAAATACGAACAAAGACATTGATACCAAAACCCCACCTGATGGAGTGGATTCCGAAAGCAACGTTCTTCCTCCAGTTCGGAATAAAAAATACAGGAGCTTTTTTCAGGCAAAATCAGTCTTCAATGACCTGTTCAATCGTTTTAAAAAAATAAAAATGGGCGCAGCTCCGAAAAGGGTTTTCATTAAAACAGATAAACAACTTTCTGTCATTCTGATCATTGCCTTCGGTGTTTCAGTTGTTGCCCTCATTTGCTACTGGTTCTTCATAGAAAGACCTTACTATAACAATCTCCTTGCCGAAAAAGATGAATTAATCAAGACACTAAAATTTACCCGCGATAAACAGAAGAAAATTTACGAAAATGCCGTAGATGCTTATGAAAAAAGATTAACAGAGGAATATATTCCTAAATCAATCTATGACGATAAGATAAACGACTACGAACAAAAACTGGCAACTTACAAGAATGATTATATCTCCATGGAGGAGCATCAAAATCAAGTTGCGGAAATAGAACATCGCATTAAAGAAGAATCTTCAGCCAAAGAACACCAGTCAAAAGAAGAACACGAACAAAAAATCATTGCACTGGAACAAAAAATCTCTATCCTGGAAGACAAGAATACCGACCTGAAAACGACTCTTAAAGAATCCACAGAATTCATTAGGGGAGAGAAAGAGTCCCTGGAAGATATGCTTCTCCTGGAAAGAAAAAAGGCGTCAATTCCCTCTTTGGTTCTCTCTGAAACCAAAAACAAGGGCGTGAGTAACGCCGCATTTAAAAAGTTAGTCACCATAAAAGACAAGTTAAAAAGTATTGAAGAAATGAATATTGCCTTAAGACCGGATACGTATTTTGAGATGGGTCTCATTTCCTATTACAACAAACAACACGATGAAGCAATTGAACAATGGGAAAATGCGGTATCCTTGAATAAAAACAATCTTAAAGCGTATATCTGTCTTGCGACCGCATATAACGAAGAAAATATGTCAGACAATGCGGTAAAAATCTTGAAACGTGCCCTGGAGATCGACCCAAAACATGCAACCCTCCATCTCGTACTCGCCCGTATTTATGAGCAAAAAGGCACCCTGGATGATGCTATTTATGAATACTCTAAGGCACTGGAAATCAATCCTGAAACGATAGATATCTATAATATTCTTGGGACGCTTTATGAAAAGATGGGTATGAAGGAAGAGGCCAGAAAATCATTTGCCCAGTATGAGAAATTAAAGGGGACAAAAAAATAACCATGAAAACAAACTGTGTGTTTTTGACTCCTTCATCATACCGTATAGTATTAACATGAAAATACCCTCACTTTAATCCTCCCCCACAATGGGGAATAAACGTTTCCTCCTCAATGGGATCAAAGGGAAGGTGTCTCATTTTCTTCTGAAAGTTGTTTCCCCGTATACAGCTGTTTCATTTGAAAGTAACAAAATCTTTTTTGGTAGCACTACACAGTGGACAGTTGTCCGGAGCATCTCCTTCCAGTGTATATCCACAGATTTTACAGACCTGGATCGGTCCTAAATCTGCATCGCTATTTTTATCGACGGATTCCTTTGCCTTTTCAAAGAGCTTTTTATGCATCTTTTCCGTACCGTAAGCCCAGGTAAAAGTCCTCAACGCCCCCTTTTCCTCTTGAAATTTGGCCACTTCCATATATACAGGATACATTTCGGTAATCTCGAAATTCTCTCCCATGATAGCCAGCTTCAAATTCTTTTTCGTATCACCGGGTCCAAAGGCCGCCATACTGTTTGCCACAAACCCTCCTTCCAGGTGACTGAGTTCGTGGTAATGATCGCCAGCATGGACATATTCTGCATGAGAAATGGCTCGGAATAATCGAGCCACGTTTGGAAAATTTTCCTTATCTGCCTGATCGGCAAAATGCAGATAGCGCA
This is a stretch of genomic DNA from Candidatus Brocadia sp.. It encodes these proteins:
- a CDS encoding tetratricopeptide repeat protein, encoding MSETDININTNKDIDTKTPPDGVDSESNVLPPVRNKKYRSFFQAKSVFNDLFNRFKKIKMGAAPKRVFIKTDKQLSVILIIAFGVSVVALICYWFFIERPYYNNLLAEKDELIKTLKFTRDKQKKIYENAVDAYEKRLTEEYIPKSIYDDKINDYEQKLATYKNDYISMEEHQNQVAEIEHRIKEESSAKEHQSKEEHEQKIIALEQKISILEDKNTDLKTTLKESTEFIRGEKESLEDMLLLERKKASIPSLVLSETKNKGVSNAAFKKLVTIKDKLKSIEEMNIALRPDTYFEMGLISYYNKQHDEAIEQWENAVSLNKNNLKAYICLATAYNEENMSDNAVKILKRALEIDPKHATLHLVLARIYEQKGTLDDAIYEYSKALEINPETIDIYNILGTLYEKMGMKEEARKSFAQYEKLKGTKK
- a CDS encoding rubrerythrin family protein, whose product is MKMMTEQHLINAFGGESQAHMRYLHFADQADKENFPNVARLFRAISHAEYVHAGDHYHELSHLEGGFVANSMAAFGPGDTKKNLKLAIMGENFEITEMYPVYMEVAKFQEEKGALRTFTWAYGTEKMHKKLFEKAKESVDKNSDADLGPIQVCKICGYTLEGDAPDNCPLCSATKKDFVTFK